One window of Thiomicrorhabdus lithotrophica genomic DNA carries:
- the cgtA gene encoding Obg family GTPase CgtA: protein MQFVDEANIHVEAGRGGNGVVSFRREKYIPFGGPNGGDGGDGGSVYLLADRNLNTLVDFRYTKNYRAQNGQGGMGQQKTGCAGEDLVITVPVGTTVFDVHADQIIGDLTEHGQKVLVAKGGQHGLGNIHFKSSKNRTPRQCTLGEDGDELDLRLELKVLADVGLLGMPNAGKSSLITAVSAARPKVANYPFTTLYPNLGVVAVSPETSFVIADIPGLIEGAAEGAGLGIQFLKHLSRTGLLLHVVDIAPIDGSDPIDDIKVIQKELEKYSDELSGKERWLVLNKTDLLPADEVEELCQHIVEGTQWEGEVYHISAVQREGTQKLVNDIAYKLNQNRIEAQDEDEPVRATVDEDFDF from the coding sequence ATGCAATTTGTAGATGAAGCCAATATTCACGTAGAAGCAGGCCGTGGTGGAAACGGAGTGGTGAGTTTTCGCCGTGAAAAGTATATTCCTTTTGGTGGGCCTAATGGGGGTGACGGCGGTGATGGGGGCAGTGTTTATCTACTGGCTGACCGAAACTTGAATACCTTGGTTGATTTTCGATATACCAAAAATTACCGTGCTCAAAATGGTCAAGGTGGAATGGGGCAGCAAAAAACAGGGTGTGCAGGTGAAGATTTAGTGATTACTGTTCCAGTTGGAACAACGGTTTTTGATGTGCATGCCGACCAAATTATTGGTGACTTAACAGAACATGGCCAAAAGGTGCTTGTTGCTAAAGGCGGTCAGCACGGTTTAGGTAATATCCACTTTAAGAGCAGTAAAAACCGTACCCCGCGTCAATGTACTCTGGGTGAAGATGGTGATGAACTAGATTTACGTTTAGAGCTTAAAGTATTAGCTGATGTTGGTTTGTTAGGTATGCCGAATGCAGGTAAATCGAGCTTAATTACTGCTGTTTCGGCAGCACGCCCAAAAGTAGCTAACTACCCATTTACGACCTTGTATCCTAATCTGGGTGTGGTTGCAGTTTCTCCAGAAACAAGCTTTGTTATTGCGGATATTCCTGGATTGATTGAAGGTGCTGCTGAAGGTGCAGGCCTGGGTATTCAATTTTTAAAACATCTATCTCGTACGGGGTTATTACTCCATGTGGTAGATATTGCACCGATTGATGGTTCTGACCCTATTGATGATATTAAAGTGATTCAAAAAGAGCTGGAGAAATATAGTGATGAACTTTCTGGTAAAGAGCGTTGGTTGGTTTTAAATAAAACAGACTTATTGCCAGCAGATGAAGTGGAAGAACTTTGTCAGCACATTGTTGAGGGAACTCAATGGGAAGGTGAGGTCTATCACATCTCAGCAGTCCAGCGCGAAGGAACTCAAAAGTTAGTGAATGATATCGCTTATAAGCTGAATCAAAACCGCATTGAAGCTCAAGATGAAGATGAACCAGTTCGTGCAACTGTTGATGAAGATTTTGATTTTTAG
- a CDS encoding co-chaperone GroES — MNIKPLQDRVVVRRVEEQKESAGGIILPGSAQEQQNIGEVVAVGPGKASDSGAVIAMTVKVGDKVMFGQYSGQEVKDDEGQPVMIMREDDIVAIVD; from the coding sequence ATGAATATTAAGCCATTGCAGGACCGCGTTGTAGTTCGCCGTGTAGAAGAACAGAAAGAATCGGCTGGAGGAATTATTTTACCTGGTTCAGCACAAGAACAGCAAAACATCGGTGAGGTAGTTGCTGTAGGTCCAGGTAAAGCATCGGATTCAGGTGCGGTAATCGCGATGACGGTAAAAGTTGGCGATAAAGTTATGTTCGGTCAGTACTCTGGTCAAGAAGTAAAAGATGATGAAGGCCAGCCAGTAATGATTATGCGCGAAGACGATATCGTTGCGATTGTCGACTAA
- the argC gene encoding N-acetyl-gamma-glutamyl-phosphate reductase, with the protein MSKVKIGIVGGTGYTGVELLRLLANHPNAEVMAITSRSEAGMPVAEMFPNLRGFYDLAFSEPKADVLAACDVVFFATPHGVAMDMTPELIEAGVRVIDLAADFRISDLEVWESWYGMPHGCPNIMDEVVYGLPEMYREKIKKAKVIANPGCYPTAVQLGFQPLLKAGLVDIDHLIADAKSGVSGAGRGAKVGSLAAETSEGFKAYGVNGHRHLPEIVQGLDRMIDGKVNLTFVPHLIPTIRGIEATLYGKLTRNVSQEELQELFENTYAEEPFVDVMPANSLPDTRLVKGSNMCRMAVYRPVGGDVVVVTSVIDNLVKGAAGQAVQNMNIMFDLEEDAGLKHVALLP; encoded by the coding sequence ATGTCAAAAGTAAAAATTGGAATAGTGGGTGGTACAGGTTATACCGGAGTAGAGTTGCTACGTTTACTGGCAAACCATCCAAATGCAGAGGTTATGGCAATTACTTCAAGAAGCGAAGCGGGTATGCCTGTAGCAGAAATGTTTCCTAACTTACGCGGTTTTTATGATTTAGCTTTTTCTGAGCCTAAAGCTGATGTATTAGCTGCTTGTGATGTGGTGTTTTTTGCTACACCCCACGGTGTAGCAATGGATATGACCCCCGAGCTAATCGAGGCGGGTGTAAGAGTGATTGATTTGGCGGCAGATTTTCGTATTAGTGATTTAGAAGTTTGGGAATCATGGTATGGGATGCCACACGGTTGTCCAAATATTATGGATGAAGTGGTTTATGGTTTACCAGAAATGTATCGTGAGAAAATTAAAAAGGCAAAAGTTATCGCTAATCCTGGTTGTTATCCCACTGCAGTTCAACTTGGTTTTCAACCTTTGCTTAAAGCAGGCCTGGTAGATATTGATCACCTTATTGCAGATGCTAAATCTGGGGTGAGTGGAGCCGGGCGAGGAGCAAAAGTAGGTTCTTTAGCTGCTGAAACCAGTGAAGGTTTTAAAGCTTATGGCGTGAACGGTCATCGCCACTTGCCAGAGATTGTTCAAGGTTTGGATCGAATGATTGATGGTAAAGTTAACCTAACTTTTGTGCCGCATTTAATCCCGACTATTCGTGGTATTGAAGCCACTTTGTACGGTAAGTTAACGCGTAATGTATCTCAAGAAGAGCTTCAAGAACTGTTTGAAAATACTTATGCAGAAGAGCCTTTTGTAGATGTGATGCCAGCTAATAGCTTGCCAGACACGCGTTTAGTTAAAGGTTCAAATATGTGTCGTATGGCTGTCTATCGCCCAGTTGGAGGTGATGTGGTTGTGGTAACTTCTGTCATAGATAACTTGGTTAAAGGAGCGGCTGGTCAAGCTGTTCAGAATATGAATATCATGTTTGATTTAGAAGAAGATGCAGGTTTAAAGCATGTTGCATTACTTCCTTAA
- a CDS encoding citrate synthase — translation MQYIPGLAGVPATESKISFIDGQKGLLTYRGYDIQELAEYSSFEETTLLLLFGDLPTADELSRFDSLLRNNRRIKYNIRQIMQNLPSTTHPMHMLQVVVASLASFYPSTEYMKGASENQDYINSVTVKIIAHMGTLVANWEHVRNGYDPIEPRKDLNYAENFLYMLNGEEPDKDWARLLDAILILHAEHTINASTFTTMVTGSTLANPCSVIASAIASLSGPLHGGANQKVIEMLDEIGEPENARAYIEKRLAKKQVIWGMGHREYKTKDPRASILQKLSTEILAKKDGAGELSKAFETAKEVEKICAELLGHKGVYPNVDFYSGILYKEMGFDPGLFTPIFAVARSAGWMAHWREQLQNNKIFRPTQVYTGSGKSCYIPVEKRGQGDHEFL, via the coding sequence ATGCAGTACATTCCAGGCCTAGCTGGTGTTCCAGCTACAGAATCAAAAATATCGTTTATTGATGGCCAAAAAGGGTTATTAACTTATCGTGGCTATGATATTCAAGAGTTAGCAGAATATTCTTCTTTTGAAGAGACAACGTTGCTGCTTTTATTTGGAGATTTGCCTACTGCAGATGAGTTAAGTCGTTTCGATTCTTTATTAAGAAACAATCGACGTATTAAATATAATATTCGTCAGATTATGCAAAACCTACCTTCTACTACTCACCCTATGCATATGCTTCAAGTGGTTGTAGCAAGTTTAGCAAGTTTTTACCCTAGTACAGAGTATATGAAAGGGGCTTCTGAAAATCAGGACTACATTAACTCAGTTACGGTTAAGATTATTGCTCATATGGGGACTTTAGTCGCAAACTGGGAACATGTTCGTAATGGATATGACCCAATTGAGCCTCGTAAAGATCTTAATTACGCAGAAAACTTTCTTTACATGCTTAACGGTGAAGAACCAGATAAAGATTGGGCGCGTCTATTAGATGCGATTTTGATTTTACATGCAGAGCATACCATTAATGCTTCAACCTTTACCACTATGGTAACGGGCTCTACTTTAGCTAATCCATGTTCGGTTATTGCTTCAGCCATTGCTTCGCTTTCAGGTCCTCTTCATGGTGGAGCAAACCAAAAAGTTATTGAGATGCTTGATGAGATTGGTGAACCAGAAAATGCACGTGCTTATATCGAAAAACGCTTAGCTAAAAAACAAGTTATTTGGGGAATGGGGCATCGTGAATACAAAACGAAAGATCCACGTGCTTCAATTTTGCAGAAGTTATCTACCGAAATCTTGGCAAAAAAGGATGGCGCAGGAGAGTTGAGTAAGGCGTTTGAAACAGCCAAAGAAGTTGAGAAGATTTGTGCAGAATTACTTGGGCATAAAGGTGTTTACCCAAATGTCGATTTCTATTCGGGTATTTTGTATAAAGAAATGGGCTTTGATCCAGGGTTGTTTACCCCAATTTTTGCAGTGGCGCGCTCTGCAGGCTGGATGGCTCACTGGCGTGAACAATTACAGAATAACAAAATCTTTAGACCAACTCAGGTTTATACCGGTTCAGGCAAGTCTTGCTATATTCCAGTCGAAAAACGTGGTCAAGGAGATCATGAGTTTTTGTAA
- the proB gene encoding glutamate 5-kinase, with product MQRSDLKNTKRWVIKIGSALLTDDGQGLNIEALASWVAQMVELKSQGVEVVIVSSGSVAEGMKRMGWKTRPKLLNELQAAASVGQMGLIQAYESQFSRYDIHSAQILMTHDDLSNRKRYLNVKSAIETLLEYGVVPIINENDTVVTDEIRFGDNDTLAALTANLISADVLVILTDQCGLYNDNPRENPDAELISEAQVSRKDIEAMASPEGGALGKGGMYTKVMAAKRAARSGTATLIASGKAENILPKLFKGESKGTLLVPDLEPLTARQQWLAGHLQVKGALVLDDGAVDVLRTSGKSLLPIGVKSMRGNFQRGEMVVCYDQAGHEVARGLVNYSYTEASKIMGHPSHQIESILGFIEDESMVHRDNLVISE from the coding sequence ATGCAACGTTCGGATTTAAAAAACACTAAACGCTGGGTTATAAAAATTGGAAGTGCTTTATTGACTGATGATGGTCAAGGTTTAAATATTGAAGCCTTGGCTAGTTGGGTCGCTCAGATGGTTGAGTTAAAGAGCCAAGGTGTTGAGGTTGTGATAGTTTCTTCAGGTTCAGTCGCTGAAGGCATGAAAAGAATGGGTTGGAAGACTCGTCCCAAGCTATTAAATGAGTTACAAGCAGCGGCATCAGTAGGCCAAATGGGTTTGATTCAAGCCTATGAATCCCAGTTTTCTCGGTACGATATTCACTCAGCACAAATCTTAATGACGCATGATGATTTATCTAACCGTAAACGTTATCTCAATGTTAAGAGTGCTATAGAGACACTTTTGGAATATGGTGTTGTGCCGATTATTAACGAAAACGATACGGTGGTTACCGATGAGATTCGGTTTGGTGATAACGATACATTAGCGGCTTTAACAGCAAACCTAATTTCCGCAGATGTATTGGTTATTTTGACAGATCAGTGCGGATTGTATAACGACAATCCTCGTGAAAATCCGGATGCAGAGTTAATTTCTGAAGCGCAGGTGAGTCGCAAAGATATTGAAGCGATGGCTAGCCCTGAAGGTGGTGCTTTAGGTAAAGGTGGTATGTACACGAAAGTTATGGCGGCTAAGCGAGCGGCCCGCTCTGGTACAGCAACATTAATTGCTTCTGGTAAAGCTGAAAATATTTTACCTAAATTGTTTAAAGGTGAATCTAAAGGGACACTTTTGGTTCCTGATTTAGAGCCTTTAACTGCCCGTCAGCAGTGGCTGGCTGGTCACCTACAGGTCAAAGGAGCTTTGGTTTTAGATGATGGCGCGGTGGATGTGCTGCGCACTTCTGGTAAGAGTTTGCTACCAATTGGTGTTAAATCTATGCGTGGAAATTTCCAGCGTGGTGAGATGGTAGTGTGTTATGACCAAGCTGGGCATGAAGTTGCACGCGGCCTGGTTAATTACTCTTATACTGAAGCTAGCAAAATCATGGGGCATCCTAGCCACCAAATAGAATCTATTCTTGGTTTTATTGAAGATGAATCGATGGTTCATCGCGATAACCTTGTTATAAGTGAGTAA
- the msrP gene encoding protein-methionine-sulfoxide reductase catalytic subunit MsrP has product MRLTENHVTDENLYLNRRQFVKGMTATGLIGIPFIANALDFSKNQNYQEKLKLTDPEHALHYNNFYELGTSKEDPFRNADKLKTDGWQVVIEGECAKPQTFDMDDLLKLEQEERIYRFRCVEGWSMVVPWIGFPLSKLLSKVEPNSKAKYVEFISIEDPNLPGQRFRVLDWPYREGLRMDEAMHPLTFMATGIYGESLPNQNGAPIRLVVPWKYGFKSSKSIVKIRLVEKQPLSSWMVATPSEYGFYSNVNPNVSHPRWSQAKERPLGSFFKKKTLMFNGYENEVASLYKGMDLKKNF; this is encoded by the coding sequence ATGAGACTAACAGAAAACCACGTAACTGATGAAAACCTATACCTTAATCGTAGACAGTTTGTTAAAGGTATGACTGCTACAGGTCTTATTGGAATCCCTTTTATTGCCAATGCATTAGACTTCAGTAAAAATCAAAACTATCAAGAAAAGCTTAAGCTAACTGACCCAGAACACGCTTTGCACTACAACAATTTTTACGAACTAGGCACCTCTAAAGAAGACCCATTTCGCAATGCAGATAAACTTAAAACCGATGGATGGCAAGTTGTCATTGAAGGCGAGTGTGCCAAACCCCAAACCTTTGACATGGATGATTTACTAAAACTAGAGCAAGAAGAAAGAATCTATCGTTTTAGATGTGTTGAAGGCTGGTCAATGGTAGTTCCATGGATAGGCTTCCCGCTATCCAAACTGCTTAGCAAGGTAGAACCAAACAGCAAAGCCAAATATGTTGAATTTATCAGTATCGAAGACCCTAACCTTCCAGGCCAACGCTTCAGAGTTTTGGACTGGCCATACCGTGAAGGCTTACGCATGGATGAAGCGATGCACCCTTTAACCTTTATGGCTACAGGAATTTATGGTGAATCTCTACCTAATCAAAATGGCGCACCAATACGTTTAGTCGTTCCCTGGAAGTACGGCTTCAAAAGTAGTAAATCCATTGTCAAAATTCGCTTAGTTGAAAAGCAACCGCTTAGCAGTTGGATGGTGGCGACCCCTTCTGAGTACGGATTTTATTCAAATGTTAACCCAAACGTTTCGCACCCAAGGTGGTCACAAGCCAAAGAACGTCCGCTTGGATCATTTTTTAAGAAAAAAACATTGATGTTTAACGGCTATGAAAATGAAGTTGCTAGCCTCTATAAAGGCATGGACTTAAAGAAAAACTTTTAA
- a CDS encoding protein-methionine-sulfoxide reductase heme-binding subunit MsrQ — protein MPLIIKIMLFSLLCSLPAWELVWRLLNDELGANPVEFLEHATGDWTIYFLLMTLTITPIQKVFKPNWNKWLFPMHVVRRVLGLSALAYALLHLATYLVFDMGLSLDDTITDIIERPFILIGMIALTLLVPLAVTSTAGWQRRLKQHWQTLHKAIYLLTFLGILHYALLVKADLLQPLIYLGLFGILMLFRIRIQR, from the coding sequence ATGCCACTAATAATTAAAATAATGCTATTCAGTTTGCTTTGCAGCCTACCCGCTTGGGAGCTGGTTTGGCGACTTTTAAATGATGAACTCGGAGCCAACCCTGTAGAATTTTTAGAACATGCGACAGGTGACTGGACAATCTATTTTTTATTAATGACTTTAACCATCACTCCAATTCAAAAAGTTTTCAAACCCAACTGGAATAAATGGCTCTTTCCAATGCACGTAGTTAGAAGAGTTTTAGGTTTGAGCGCACTTGCTTATGCCTTATTACACCTAGCAACTTATTTAGTTTTTGATATGGGACTTTCATTAGATGACACCATAACGGACATTATTGAACGACCGTTTATACTGATTGGTATGATTGCGTTAACATTATTGGTCCCTCTTGCTGTCACCTCTACCGCTGGCTGGCAAAGACGTTTAAAACAGCATTGGCAAACACTCCACAAAGCTATCTACCTTTTAACCTTCTTGGGAATATTGCATTACGCCTTATTAGTTAAAGCAGACTTACTTCAACCCCTTATATATCTGGGATTGTTTGGAATATTAATGTTATTTAGAATTCGCATTCAGCGCTAA
- a CDS encoding anhydro-N-acetylmuramic acid kinase yields the protein MQQPKYFIGLMSGTSADGVDAALIKSSNHEIQLIDFISTELPTQLKQSLLKLNANPNIHLEEFCSLHKKVADSFISATQALLSQNTIKIEKITAIGSHGQTIYHAPDLPMTLQIGHPAFIAKNTGITTVADFRVDDMALGGQGAPFAPAFHKALFSQENPCFVVNIGGIANVSCLPGKQDNQKIIGWDTGPGNSLMDEVCHTELNIPYDPSGKNARQGNIHNKLLNEMLKHPYFLANYPKSTGRDTFHAKWVKTLLSNLNIEMSAIDLLATLCELTALSIAQQIKSVKYSSKDMLPLKVWVVGGGAYNDYLLERLQLHLKSYSVASSQLIDINPSAVEAMMCAWLAEQRLNNKPVELASVTGAKRNAVLGGTWHP from the coding sequence ATGCAGCAACCCAAATACTTCATTGGCTTAATGTCAGGTACGAGTGCCGATGGAGTTGACGCTGCACTAATTAAATCATCTAACCATGAAATACAGTTAATTGATTTCATTTCAACTGAGCTTCCTACACAGCTAAAGCAATCACTTCTTAAGCTTAACGCCAATCCAAACATTCATTTAGAAGAGTTCTGCTCACTGCACAAAAAAGTAGCCGATAGCTTTATATCAGCGACTCAGGCACTGTTAAGCCAAAATACTATAAAAATTGAAAAAATCACCGCCATTGGTAGTCATGGCCAGACAATTTACCACGCGCCAGATCTTCCAATGACTCTGCAAATTGGTCATCCTGCTTTTATCGCAAAAAACACAGGGATTACTACCGTTGCTGATTTTAGAGTAGACGATATGGCATTAGGTGGACAAGGCGCCCCCTTCGCACCAGCATTTCACAAAGCACTTTTCTCACAAGAAAATCCATGTTTTGTCGTTAATATTGGTGGTATCGCTAATGTTAGCTGCCTACCTGGCAAACAAGATAATCAAAAGATTATTGGTTGGGATACAGGTCCAGGTAATTCATTAATGGATGAAGTTTGCCACACTGAATTAAACATTCCTTATGATCCTTCAGGAAAAAATGCTCGCCAAGGAAATATACACAACAAGCTGCTCAATGAGATGCTTAAACACCCCTATTTTTTAGCGAACTATCCTAAGAGCACAGGACGGGATACTTTTCATGCTAAATGGGTAAAAACCCTTTTATCTAATTTGAATATTGAAATGTCAGCTATCGATTTACTTGCGACGCTTTGCGAGCTTACTGCGCTATCCATTGCCCAACAAATTAAATCCGTTAAATACTCATCAAAAGATATGCTGCCATTAAAGGTATGGGTTGTTGGTGGTGGAGCCTACAATGACTACTTACTGGAAAGACTTCAGTTGCATCTAAAAAGTTATAGCGTTGCAAGCAGTCAATTAATAGATATTAATCCTAGTGCCGTTGAAGCAATGATGTGTGCATGGCTAGCTGAACAGAGATTAAACAATAAACCTGTAGAGTTAGCATCCGTGACGGGTGCTAAACGTAATGCTGTATTGGGCGGTACTTGGCATCCATAA
- the erpA gene encoding iron-sulfur cluster insertion protein ErpA, translating into MSDIPTPLDFTESAAQKVRGLIEDEENPNLKLRVYITGGGCSGFSYGFTFDETQADDDTVVTKDGVTLLVDSMSFQYLVGAKIDYLEDLQGARFVIENPNATTTCGCGSSFSV; encoded by the coding sequence ATGTCTGATATTCCAACACCGTTAGACTTTACGGAATCAGCAGCTCAAAAAGTTAGGGGCTTAATTGAAGATGAAGAAAATCCAAATTTAAAGCTTAGGGTATATATTACTGGTGGTGGTTGCTCTGGTTTTTCATACGGTTTTACATTTGACGAGACCCAAGCAGATGACGATACAGTTGTTACCAAAGATGGTGTAACTTTATTGGTAGACTCAATGAGTTTTCAGTATTTAGTGGGTGCAAAAATCGATTATCTAGAAGACTTACAAGGCGCTCGCTTTGTAATCGAAAACCCGAATGCCACAACGACTTGTGGGTGTGGTTCTTCATTTAGCGTATAG
- the groL gene encoding chaperonin GroEL (60 kDa chaperone family; promotes refolding of misfolded polypeptides especially under stressful conditions; forms two stacked rings of heptamers to form a barrel-shaped 14mer; ends can be capped by GroES; misfolded proteins enter the barrel where they are refolded when GroES binds), with product MAKDVRFGLDAREKMVEGINILADAVKVTLGPKGRNVVLERSFGSPMVTKDGVSVAREIELEDKFMNMGAQMVKEVSSQTNDVAGDGTTTATVLAQSIVREGMKSVAAGMNPMDLNRGIHKAVEAVVAEIKTMAQPCTTSEAIAQVGTISANSDAAIGDMIAEAMERVSTEGVITVEEGSSLQDELVVVEGMEFDRGYLSPYFVTNQEKMIAELENPYVLLFDKKISSIRDLLPTLEAVSKTGRPLLIIAEDVDGEALATLVINNMRGIVKVSAVKAPGFGERRKAMIQDMAILTGGTVISEDIGLSLENVTLDMLGETKSAVVGKDTTKLIDGAGSKEDIDSRCAQIKSQIASTTSEYDAEKLNERLAKLAGGVAVLKLGAATEMEMKEKKDRVDDALHATRAAVEEGIVAGGGVALVRALSKVKVVGDNDDQNVGIQIALRAMQEPMRQIAANCGLEGSVIVSKVMEGEGHYGFDAAKEEYVDMIEAGIIDPAKVTRSALQNAASVAGLVLTTGAAIADIPSKDGAAADAGMGGGAMQGMM from the coding sequence ATGGCAAAAGACGTTAGATTTGGTTTAGATGCACGTGAGAAGATGGTTGAAGGTATTAACATTCTTGCTGATGCAGTAAAAGTAACTTTAGGGCCTAAAGGTCGTAATGTAGTATTAGAAAGATCTTTTGGTTCACCAATGGTAACAAAAGATGGTGTATCTGTAGCACGTGAAATTGAGCTTGAAGACAAGTTCATGAACATGGGTGCGCAAATGGTTAAAGAAGTTTCTTCTCAAACGAATGACGTAGCCGGTGACGGTACAACTACGGCTACAGTTTTAGCTCAGTCTATCGTCCGTGAAGGAATGAAGTCAGTTGCTGCTGGTATGAACCCAATGGACCTTAACCGTGGTATTCACAAAGCGGTTGAAGCGGTTGTAGCTGAAATTAAAACGATGGCTCAGCCATGTACAACAAGTGAAGCGATTGCTCAGGTTGGTACTATCTCTGCAAACTCAGATGCTGCGATTGGTGACATGATTGCTGAAGCGATGGAGCGTGTTTCAACTGAAGGTGTGATCACTGTAGAAGAAGGTTCTTCTCTGCAAGATGAATTAGTTGTAGTAGAAGGTATGGAGTTTGATCGTGGTTACCTTTCTCCTTACTTTGTAACGAATCAAGAGAAAATGATTGCTGAGTTAGAAAATCCATATGTCTTACTTTTCGACAAGAAAATCTCAAGCATCCGTGATTTATTACCGACGTTAGAAGCGGTATCTAAAACAGGTCGTCCACTATTGATTATTGCGGAAGATGTTGATGGTGAAGCACTAGCAACTTTAGTAATCAACAATATGCGTGGAATCGTTAAAGTTTCTGCTGTTAAGGCACCTGGTTTTGGTGAGCGTCGTAAAGCGATGATTCAAGATATGGCTATCCTAACAGGTGGTACGGTTATCTCTGAAGATATCGGTCTATCTCTTGAGAACGTTACTTTAGATATGCTTGGTGAAACCAAGTCTGCAGTAGTAGGTAAAGATACAACTAAACTGATCGACGGTGCAGGTTCAAAAGAAGATATCGATAGTCGTTGTGCACAAATCAAATCTCAGATTGCATCAACAACATCTGAATATGATGCAGAAAAACTAAACGAGCGTTTAGCGAAATTAGCTGGTGGTGTAGCCGTTCTTAAACTGGGTGCAGCAACAGAAATGGAAATGAAAGAGAAGAAAGATCGTGTTGACGATGCGCTTCATGCAACTCGTGCTGCAGTAGAAGAAGGTATTGTTGCCGGTGGTGGTGTTGCTCTAGTTCGTGCTTTATCAAAAGTGAAAGTAGTTGGTGATAACGACGATCAAAATGTTGGTATTCAAATTGCACTACGTGCAATGCAAGAGCCAATGCGTCAGATTGCAGCTAACTGTGGTCTAGAAGGTTCTGTTATCGTAAGCAAGGTAATGGAAGGCGAAGGTCACTACGGCTTTGATGCAGCTAAAGAAGAATACGTTGATATGATTGAAGCAGGTATTATTGACCCTGCTAAAGTAACGCGTTCTGCACTTCAAAATGCAGCTTCTGTTGCTGGTCTAGTATTGACTACTGGTGCGGCAATTGCAGATATTCCATCTAAGGATGGTGCTGCTGCCGATGCTGGAATGGGTGGTGGAGCAATGCAAGGAATGATGTAA
- a CDS encoding glutathione S-transferase gives MEKYPVLYSYRRCPYAMRARMAIAYSGIQVEQREIVFWEKPAEMLEASPKGTVPVLILTDGSVIDESRDIMLWALNSMSSERKSNSDQAWLFSENSLFDKKVNDWIDLCDNEFKRHLDHYKYADRFPEQSKQSYREQGCKFLTRIENQLAENSQIGCHSEFGLIENRVSMADIALFPFVRQFVNVDKEWFSKADYVHVKPWLKQNIESKWFTAIMKNRPVWKAGQQPLWVDEPELTNKAEFTAKANSKFFL, from the coding sequence ATGGAAAAGTATCCTGTTTTATATTCTTACCGACGCTGTCCTTATGCGATGCGTGCACGTATGGCTATTGCGTATTCTGGAATTCAGGTTGAGCAGCGTGAGATTGTTTTTTGGGAAAAGCCTGCTGAAATGTTGGAGGCTTCGCCAAAAGGAACAGTGCCGGTGCTGATTTTGACGGATGGCAGTGTAATTGATGAAAGTCGAGACATTATGCTTTGGGCATTAAATAGTATGAGTTCAGAAAGGAAAAGTAATTCAGACCAGGCCTGGTTGTTTAGTGAAAACAGTTTATTTGATAAGAAAGTAAACGACTGGATTGACCTTTGTGATAATGAGTTTAAACGGCATTTAGATCATTATAAATATGCAGACCGTTTTCCAGAACAGAGTAAACAAAGCTATCGGGAGCAAGGCTGCAAGTTTTTAACAAGGATTGAAAACCAACTTGCGGAGAATTCTCAAATTGGCTGTCATTCTGAGTTTGGTCTGATTGAGAATAGAGTTTCCATGGCTGATATAGCATTGTTTCCATTTGTCCGCCAGTTCGTTAATGTTGATAAAGAATGGTTTTCAAAGGCAGACTATGTTCATGTTAAGCCCTGGCTTAAGCAAAATATAGAATCGAAATGGTTTACAGCTATCATGAAAAATCGTCCTGTATGGAAAGCTGGTCAGCAACCATTGTGGGTTGATGAACCTGAGTTAACTAATAAGGCTGAGTTTACTGCCAAAGCAAATTCTAAATTTTTTCTTTAG
- the rpmA gene encoding 50S ribosomal protein L27, with the protein MAHKKAAGSTKNGRDSNAKRLGVKAFGGQQVSAGSIIVRQRGTKFHPGENVGRGKDDTLFAKADGAVAFVSKGKPLRTYVTIVSE; encoded by the coding sequence ATGGCTCATAAGAAGGCAGCAGGTAGTACTAAAAACGGTCGCGATTCTAATGCCAAGCGACTAGGTGTGAAAGCATTTGGTGGTCAGCAAGTTTCTGCTGGAAGCATTATCGTTCGTCAGCGCGGAACTAAGTTCCACCCTGGTGAGAACGTTGGACGCGGTAAAGATGATACCTTATTTGCGAAAGCAGACGGCGCTGTAGCGTTCGTTTCTAAAGGTAAGCCTCTACGTACTTACGTAACAATCGTTTCTGAATAA